A genomic window from Bradyrhizobium lupini includes:
- a CDS encoding exonuclease domain-containing protein: MAKLPQLPVYYYLNHFAEMLGFVQRTYEPVLGPDHHAFIARFEGLSRDARCLLIRMINRRGAIFNRSLFDYPEIDDIEQATSDLMMAGHARVLGEVDYPGFVACLPKDVLFTGAQAAGRKDVRKSWAKAKFIDYYIEQIPFSTAAQHCGARKFIALDGTRPIEFLLYLYFGKTEVNLKNFALRDLGILHTNRETAFSARFTDAEEALASFHYNQILDSLEDGSEPVHRRAAIDVLSGPACGTQYANNLRSRAAHQTGLFFEKAGESDLARQLYRAGCSPECNERLVRLLYNTGDRTGAEDLLQRMIDDPASDGEHVFATDYYARKFGGRRTGVCTELLRSGRTITVDDTHRGNPEAGVAGVLRREGTKVFFTENVLWHTLFGLLFWDELFESTRMPSGFDWLPHCLKDRSFRRLFAVQIDEKLAAVASGASLPLILRTVAAKWGRPNGIFNWDHVQVEALRALLEGLDAPAIASIVRSMCDDFRGMRDGFPDLMLVQDGKASFMEVKAEGDVIRRNQLTRLRQLGAAGIIAEIGRVDYRFDPEQDYVVVDIETTGSWSNGDRITEIGAVKVRNHCVVDEWHSLINPQRSIPAKIVQLTGITNEMVRDAPLFAEVADRFMEFMGDGIFVAHNVSFDYGFMVYEFDRIARRFKFPKLCTCAGMRRRYPGHKSYGLGKLCEIYGISLDNHHRALCDARASAQLLNLINKKRSEEGYREAA, encoded by the coding sequence TTGGCCAAACTGCCGCAACTGCCTGTTTACTATTATCTCAACCATTTCGCCGAAATGCTCGGGTTCGTGCAGAGGACGTACGAACCCGTTCTTGGCCCTGATCATCACGCTTTCATAGCGCGCTTCGAGGGCCTTTCGAGAGATGCCCGATGCCTGTTGATCCGCATGATCAACCGGCGTGGTGCGATATTCAATCGGTCCCTGTTCGACTACCCCGAGATCGACGATATCGAGCAGGCCACGTCGGATCTGATGATGGCCGGTCATGCCCGGGTGCTCGGCGAAGTCGACTATCCCGGGTTCGTCGCGTGTCTTCCCAAAGATGTCCTCTTCACCGGAGCACAGGCGGCTGGGCGCAAAGACGTCCGCAAGTCCTGGGCCAAAGCCAAGTTCATCGACTATTATATCGAACAGATCCCATTCTCGACGGCCGCGCAGCACTGCGGCGCCCGGAAATTCATCGCTCTCGACGGCACGCGGCCAATCGAATTCCTGCTCTATCTCTACTTCGGCAAGACCGAGGTGAACCTCAAGAACTTCGCGCTGCGGGACCTGGGCATCCTCCACACCAACCGCGAGACCGCGTTCAGCGCACGTTTCACCGATGCCGAGGAGGCGCTTGCCTCGTTCCACTACAACCAGATTCTCGACAGCCTTGAGGACGGATCGGAGCCTGTCCACAGGCGGGCCGCCATCGACGTGCTGTCCGGGCCTGCCTGCGGGACACAGTACGCCAACAACCTCCGCAGCCGAGCGGCTCATCAGACCGGACTTTTCTTCGAGAAAGCGGGTGAGAGCGATCTTGCGCGGCAGCTCTACCGCGCGGGGTGCTCGCCGGAGTGCAACGAGCGTCTGGTCCGCCTGCTTTACAATACCGGGGATCGCACCGGAGCCGAAGACCTGCTGCAGCGGATGATCGATGATCCCGCCAGCGACGGGGAGCACGTTTTCGCAACTGACTATTACGCTCGCAAGTTCGGAGGGAGGCGCACAGGCGTCTGCACCGAACTGCTGCGGTCCGGGCGAACGATCACCGTCGACGATACCCATCGCGGCAATCCAGAAGCAGGCGTCGCCGGCGTTCTGCGGCGTGAGGGCACCAAGGTTTTCTTCACCGAGAATGTGCTGTGGCACACCCTGTTCGGCCTTCTCTTCTGGGACGAACTCTTCGAGAGCACCCGAATGCCCAGCGGGTTCGACTGGCTACCGCATTGCCTGAAGGACCGAAGCTTCCGTCGGCTCTTCGCGGTGCAGATCGATGAGAAGCTGGCCGCCGTCGCGTCCGGAGCTTCTCTTCCGTTGATCCTACGCACCGTCGCAGCAAAATGGGGCCGCCCGAATGGGATCTTCAACTGGGATCATGTGCAAGTGGAGGCGCTCCGCGCGCTCCTCGAAGGACTCGATGCCCCCGCCATAGCCAGCATCGTCCGCAGCATGTGCGACGATTTCCGCGGCATGCGGGACGGTTTCCCCGACCTGATGCTGGTGCAGGACGGCAAAGCGTCCTTCATGGAGGTGAAGGCGGAGGGGGACGTGATCCGCCGCAACCAGCTGACCCGCCTCCGCCAGCTCGGCGCCGCCGGCATCATCGCTGAGATCGGTCGGGTGGACTATCGTTTCGACCCCGAGCAGGATTACGTGGTGGTCGATATCGAGACGACCGGCTCCTGGTCGAATGGCGATCGCATCACCGAGATCGGCGCGGTGAAGGTTCGCAATCACTGTGTCGTCGACGAGTGGCATTCTCTCATCAATCCTCAGCGTTCCATTCCCGCAAAGATCGTTCAGCTGACCGGCATCACAAACGAAATGGTTCGGGATGCACCTTTGTTCGCGGAGGTAGCGGACCGTTTCATGGAGTTCATGGGGGACGGCATTTTCGTCGCCCATAATGTCAGCTTCGACTACGGTTTCATGGTCTACGAATTCGATAGGATCGCGCGGCGCTTCAAATTCCCGAAGCTCTGTACGTGCGCCGGAATGCGGCGGCGGTATCCGGGACACAAGTCCTACGGACTTGGGAAGCTTTGCGAGATATATGGCATCTCGCTCGATAATCATCATCGAGCCTTATGCGATGCGCGGGCCTCGGCGCAGTTGTTGAATCTCATCAACAAGAAGCGGAGCGAGGAGGGGTACCGCGAGGCAGCGTAG
- a CDS encoding protein-L-isoaspartate(D-aspartate) O-methyltransferase codes for MVEFAQLRDRMVQVQLARRGIRDRRVLDAMAQVPRERFVETGFEEFAYEDGALPIANAQTISQPYIVALMTEAAELKPADKVLEVGTGSGYAAAVASRLARTVHTVERHRALATTAAERLAALGYDNCVVHTGDGTGGLPEEAPFDSILVAAGGPEVPDALKGQLAIGGRLVIPIGDLEHEQSLLRITRRSDTQYDEEAFGAVRFVPLIGEHGWAEDGTRSASNHVPGRTRFRSLTDMIGAALEPLPAFDDPAFGAFFDRFAQSRVVLLGEASHGTSEFYGARAAITRRLIEKHGFTTVAVEADWPDAAAVDRYVRHRSSRGSGEKPFERFPTWMWRNTDVAAFVDWMREHNESKPAGERAGFFGLDIYNMRSSIAAVLAYLDGVDPQAAAVARERYGCLTPWQREPSTYGRAVLTEAYRKCEAEVVRQCQDILGKQLDYAANDPDSFLDAAQNARLIASAERYYRIMYYGGAESWNLRDTHMFETLGHILDAQGPRSKAVVWAHNSHIGDARFTEIGAVRKELNIGQLCREKFAEAASLVGFGTHTGTVAAASDWDGEMEVMQVRPSRPDSYERQFHDAGVPRGLLEFRRDESLRRRLLGPRLERFIGVIYRPNTELQSHYAEASLPQQFDAFLWFDETKAVRPLGPEHRRAGVPDTYPFGL; via the coding sequence ATGGTCGAATTCGCACAGCTTCGCGACCGCATGGTCCAGGTTCAACTTGCACGCCGCGGCATCCGCGATCGGCGCGTTCTGGATGCGATGGCACAGGTCCCTCGAGAGCGGTTCGTGGAAACCGGTTTCGAGGAATTCGCCTACGAGGACGGCGCGCTGCCGATCGCGAACGCGCAGACCATCTCGCAGCCTTACATCGTCGCGCTGATGACGGAGGCGGCCGAGCTGAAGCCCGCGGACAAGGTGCTCGAGGTCGGAACCGGTTCGGGCTATGCGGCGGCGGTCGCATCGCGGCTCGCCAGAACGGTTCACACCGTCGAGCGCCATCGCGCCCTAGCCACGACCGCCGCCGAGCGGCTTGCGGCGCTCGGCTATGACAATTGCGTCGTCCATACAGGCGACGGCACCGGCGGATTGCCGGAAGAGGCGCCGTTCGATTCGATTCTCGTCGCGGCCGGCGGTCCGGAAGTACCGGACGCGCTCAAGGGCCAATTGGCCATTGGGGGGCGTCTCGTCATCCCAATCGGCGATTTGGAGCACGAACAATCGCTGCTGCGGATCACGCGCCGGAGCGACACCCAATACGACGAAGAAGCCTTCGGGGCCGTTCGCTTCGTGCCCCTGATCGGAGAGCACGGATGGGCCGAGGACGGCACGCGCTCCGCCAGCAATCACGTCCCTGGGCGTACGCGCTTCCGCTCGCTCACCGACATGATCGGCGCCGCCCTCGAACCGCTGCCGGCTTTCGACGATCCCGCCTTCGGCGCCTTCTTCGATCGCTTTGCGCAGTCCCGGGTCGTGCTGCTGGGCGAAGCCAGCCACGGCACGTCGGAGTTCTACGGGGCGCGCGCTGCGATCACGCGGCGCCTGATCGAGAAGCACGGGTTCACGACCGTCGCGGTGGAAGCCGATTGGCCGGACGCCGCGGCGGTCGACCGCTACGTTCGCCACCGGTCGTCACGCGGTTCGGGCGAGAAGCCGTTCGAACGCTTCCCGACCTGGATGTGGCGAAACACCGACGTCGCCGCTTTCGTCGACTGGATGCGCGAGCACAACGAAAGCAAGCCGGCAGGCGAGCGGGCCGGATTCTTCGGGCTCGACATCTACAACATGCGGAGCTCGATCGCGGCCGTTCTCGCCTACCTAGATGGTGTAGATCCACAAGCCGCGGCCGTGGCGCGCGAGCGCTACGGATGCCTAACCCCTTGGCAGCGCGAACCTTCGACCTACGGCCGTGCCGTCCTGACCGAAGCCTATCGGAAATGCGAGGCGGAGGTGGTTCGCCAGTGCCAGGACATCCTGGGAAAGCAACTCGACTACGCCGCGAACGACCCGGACAGCTTCCTGGACGCTGCGCAGAACGCGCGGTTGATCGCCTCCGCCGAGCGCTACTACCGGATCATGTACTATGGCGGGGCCGAATCCTGGAACCTGCGCGACACGCACATGTTCGAAACCTTGGGCCATATCTTGGACGCCCAGGGGCCGCGATCCAAGGCGGTGGTCTGGGCGCATAATTCTCATATCGGCGACGCACGCTTCACCGAGATTGGGGCGGTCCGCAAGGAGCTCAACATCGGTCAGCTTTGTCGAGAGAAGTTCGCCGAGGCGGCGTCCCTGGTCGGCTTCGGCACCCATACCGGCACCGTGGCCGCCGCGTCGGACTGGGACGGCGAGATGGAAGTGATGCAGGTGCGGCCCTCTCGACCGGACAGCTACGAGCGGCAGTTCCACGACGCTGGTGTGCCGCGCGGCCTGCTCGAATTCCGCCGGGACGAGAGCCTTCGGCGTCGCTTGCTCGGGCCGCGCCTCGAACGGTTCATCGGCGTCATCTACCGGCCGAACACCGAACTGCAAAGCCATTACGCCGAAGCGTCGCTGCCTCAGCAGTTTGATGCATTCTTGTGGTTTGATGAGACGAAGGCAGTCAGGCCCTTGGGACCGGAACATCGCCGCGCCGGCGTCCCGGATACCTATCCGTTCGGACTCTGA
- a CDS encoding Ku protein, translated as MAPRANWKGFLRLSLVTCPVALYPATSESEKISFNQLNRQTGHRIKYLKVDADTGDEVPNEDIVKGYQLEKDQFIEVTKEELEEIALESTRTIEIDEFVDKSDIDPRYLIRPYYIRPDGKVGHDAFAVIRETIREMDKVAIGRVVLTNREHIIALEPMDKGLVGTLLRYPYEVRSEQEYFDEIQDVKVTKDMLDLARHIVNQKAGNFEPEKFEDHYETALIELINQKRAGKPITPKEKPAATNVVNLMEALRRSVGQEAAPAKAAKKPRKAAAGQKEMLMPIAGKKPAKEAGAKKPAARSQRKSA; from the coding sequence ATGGCCCCGCGAGCAAACTGGAAAGGCTTCCTGCGTCTGTCCCTCGTCACCTGCCCGGTCGCGCTCTATCCGGCGACGTCGGAGAGCGAGAAGATCTCGTTCAACCAGCTCAACCGGCAGACCGGCCACCGCATCAAGTACCTCAAGGTCGACGCCGACACGGGCGACGAGGTGCCAAACGAGGACATCGTCAAGGGCTACCAGCTCGAGAAGGATCAGTTCATCGAGGTCACGAAGGAGGAGCTCGAGGAGATTGCGCTTGAGTCCACGCGCACCATCGAGATCGACGAGTTCGTCGACAAGTCCGACATCGACCCGCGATACCTCATCCGGCCCTACTACATCCGTCCGGACGGCAAGGTCGGCCATGACGCCTTCGCCGTGATCCGCGAGACTATCCGGGAGATGGACAAGGTCGCGATCGGGCGGGTGGTGCTGACCAACCGCGAGCACATCATCGCGCTCGAACCGATGGACAAGGGTCTCGTCGGCACGCTGCTGCGCTATCCCTACGAAGTGCGCTCCGAGCAGGAGTATTTCGACGAGATCCAGGACGTGAAGGTGACCAAGGACATGCTCGATCTCGCGAGGCACATCGTGAACCAGAAGGCGGGCAACTTCGAGCCGGAGAAGTTCGAGGACCACTACGAGACCGCGCTGATCGAGCTCATCAACCAGAAGCGCGCCGGCAAGCCGATCACGCCCAAGGAAAAGCCCGCCGCGACCAACGTGGTCAACCTGATGGAGGCGCTGCGGCGGAGCGTAGGTCAGGAGGCCGCGCCGGCGAAGGCCGCCAAGAAGCCACGGAAGGCTGCTGCAGGCCAGAAGGAGATGCTGATGCCGATCGCCGGCAAGAAGCCCGCGAAGGAGGCGGGGGCGAAGAAGCCGGCGGCCAGGTCGCAGCGGAAGTCCGCCTGA
- the ligD gene encoding DNA ligase D — protein MCAVALRQSRLGVSRVHGAIRAAIPGYIEPCDPTLREKPPRGEDWVYEIKADGYRAQLHLEEGDIKVYSRTGLDWTEQFSSIAASAHLLKANSAIMDGEAVVYGSGGLPDFQQLRRELGPRQSERVRYHAFDLLYLDGYDLRGVVYEERKRLLQRLLKGAPETFIYVEGIRANGKQIFENACKMGLEGLVAKRLGEPYRSGRQDSWVKLKCKKSETFPIVAFVEKLDARPRKVASLYVGRHDHGKLLYAGKVRTGYTETTACELRERLDPLIRKTSPLDVAVKKPKATWVEPTLEIEVQYGALTDDGLLREAVFKGFRDDLALRKVKAPRLVPSAAGRPKLGVPRENILQLLPDAVVPSKEELADYWRRVWKKALPHLGHRPLKLVRRVHGTTFYHKGPLPKDIPAAVHQLRIQKREGGEGTRLWVDSLEGFLGLVEIGAVELHPWNATVEDFEHADRIVIDLDPGEGVDWDAVVETALALRTLMKREGFETWPKLTGGKGIHLMAPLDQPVLHDKAHRVAHQLVAAFAARHPHRYLLSAQAKRRDRIFLDYLRNGRGTTAIGTYSPRAREGFPIAAPVTWKRIEGGIAPDAFTMDSPFRAKSRR, from the coding sequence ATGTGTGCCGTGGCGTTGCGTCAGTCTCGTTTGGGAGTATCGCGTGTCCATGGCGCCATCAGAGCTGCTATTCCAGGTTACATCGAGCCGTGTGATCCCACGTTGCGTGAAAAGCCGCCGCGCGGCGAAGACTGGGTCTACGAGATCAAGGCCGACGGTTACCGCGCACAACTGCACTTGGAAGAGGGCGACATCAAAGTTTACTCGCGCACGGGCCTTGACTGGACGGAGCAGTTCTCCTCGATCGCAGCGAGCGCCCACCTGCTCAAGGCAAACAGCGCGATCATGGACGGCGAGGCCGTGGTGTACGGCAGTGGCGGCCTGCCGGATTTCCAGCAGCTCAGGCGGGAGCTCGGCCCGAGGCAAAGCGAGCGCGTGCGTTACCACGCCTTCGATCTCCTGTACCTCGACGGCTACGACCTGCGGGGCGTCGTGTACGAGGAGCGCAAGCGTTTGCTGCAGCGGCTCCTGAAGGGCGCGCCTGAAACCTTCATCTATGTCGAAGGGATTCGGGCGAACGGCAAGCAGATTTTCGAAAACGCTTGTAAGATGGGGCTTGAAGGTCTCGTCGCCAAGCGACTCGGCGAGCCCTATCGCTCGGGGCGGCAGGACAGCTGGGTCAAGCTCAAGTGCAAGAAGAGCGAGACCTTTCCGATTGTCGCGTTCGTCGAGAAGCTGGATGCGCGCCCCCGCAAGGTGGCGTCCCTCTATGTCGGGCGCCACGACCATGGCAAGCTGCTCTACGCCGGCAAGGTGCGTACGGGCTACACCGAGACGACGGCATGCGAATTGCGCGAGCGGCTGGATCCGTTGATTCGGAAGACTTCGCCGCTCGATGTCGCCGTCAAAAAGCCCAAGGCGACGTGGGTCGAGCCTACCCTAGAAATCGAGGTCCAGTATGGCGCGCTGACCGATGATGGTCTGCTTCGCGAAGCCGTGTTCAAGGGTTTTCGAGACGATCTTGCGCTACGCAAGGTCAAGGCGCCGCGGCTGGTGCCGTCCGCAGCCGGCCGGCCGAAGCTGGGTGTCCCCCGAGAGAACATCCTGCAGCTTCTGCCCGACGCCGTTGTGCCGTCAAAAGAAGAACTCGCCGACTACTGGCGCAGGGTGTGGAAGAAAGCCCTCCCGCACCTCGGCCATCGCCCGCTCAAGCTGGTGCGTCGCGTGCACGGCACCACCTTCTACCACAAGGGGCCGCTGCCGAAGGACATTCCGGCCGCCGTGCACCAGCTCCGGATTCAGAAACGCGAGGGCGGCGAAGGCACGCGCCTGTGGGTTGACAGCCTGGAAGGCTTTCTGGGCCTTGTCGAGATCGGGGCGGTCGAGCTGCACCCGTGGAATGCGACTGTCGAGGACTTCGAGCATGCCGACCGCATCGTCATCGATCTCGATCCCGGGGAGGGCGTCGACTGGGATGCCGTCGTGGAGACTGCGCTCGCTCTGCGCACACTGATGAAACGCGAGGGCTTCGAGACCTGGCCCAAGCTCACCGGCGGCAAAGGAATCCATCTGATGGCGCCGCTGGATCAGCCGGTGCTGCACGATAAGGCGCATCGGGTGGCGCATCAGCTGGTGGCCGCTTTCGCAGCGCGCCATCCACACCGCTACCTCTTGTCTGCGCAGGCAAAGCGTCGCGATCGCATCTTCCTCGATTATCTGCGAAATGGCCGCGGTACCACGGCCATCGGCACCTATTCCCCGCGAGCCCGGGAGGGATTTCCGATCGCAGCGCCCGTGACCTGGAAGCGGATCGAGGGCGGGATCGCGCCGGACGCCTTCACCATGGACAGTCCATTCCGCGCCAAGTCGAGAAGGTAA